The genomic interval AACAGAACCCtctttgatgaaaaaaaaaaaagaacaggaCCCTCTCCTTCAGCTTCATATATATAGTGTAAAAAATTGGTGAAGAAAGAAGGAAAGCTGTAAGGATGTGGAGTTGTAGATTGATGTAAGTCGTCATTAAGAACTTACAATAAATCGTCGGTCAGTAAACCTCAAAGTAACAGTGACGGTTATAAAGAGGCATGGGAATGAGGAGTACAGTACTCTCGAACTCCCAAAATTGTTAATACCCTATGCCCATCTGGGCCTACACAAAACGTTAGCATAAAAGCCCAAATACGATACAATATATGCTAAAACATGAGAAACGATTGGATCATACACTTTTGTCACAAAACGAAGAGAAAGTTGTAATATTAGGAGAAGCCAAGTGTCTCTATTTGCCCATCTCTACATGCTGATGTGGCTCGATGAAGAGAGACCCAAGTCTCCTTTATTGTataaggtcccttttattagtatagatttcttaattgtatatttacttagtatttattttccttatattgtatatttacttattattgtttaatgcaatgtttctactccttatattgtttatttacttatttatttatttttatattgcaaatttacttattatttattttctattttttaaataataatgtcacgtgtcatcttttgggAGAATTtgttttcgctgatgtggacgctctatggagcctcaaaaggtcccttttattagtatagatttgttatttcccttttatattattgtgttatacaaaattctaaaatacttttaaattcAAGAAATCAAAAATGTAGTTTTGCGAAAAATTCTATTGTTTTTAATTACCTTTTGTTAATTCCCCATTTTATTGTCAATTTTGTTTGTTAGAGATAAACCTGAACATacttttttagaatttgttaatttcctatatattaattattttaaaagaatgagatttttttatgGGCAATTTTCTCAAAcagtcatttttaagtttttgtcacaatatagcacttaaaaataaaatgaccaaaataaacttttttttttattttgaaaattttaatatttatttttttattttaaaaaatttgaactcatccccaaaacccaaccccttaactctaaatcataaGTCTTAGATTAGTTAAACCTAAGggtataaatgcatatttaccCTTCACTAAAACCtcttttgatcatttttctccttgtgaatctatttttgtgaaaataaactaaaattgtTATCTAAGGGAATTTCTCTTTTTTCtattgtaagaaaaaaattctttacaaacatatatatatatatatattgatttgatCTTGGATAAATATCATGGcgaacaaataatataaaattatttgagaTAACTGTACTAAGATTTcttaaagattttaaaacatCTAATTATCAGATTTACAGATTTTCCtagagaaaaaaatggaaaacttttaaaaacagagaaaggaAAATAGTGGGACGCTTGGTTCCCAAGTAAGTTAAAAAGGAAGAGTTTCGAAACATAACAGTACCCAATTAGGAGTCTGAGCTCTTTAGCCTGTACTCTCTCTTTATAAAATCACATGAGATTAATCTCTAATAATTCTCATCCTCTCCTCTTTCGTTTGCTTTGAGACCCTAAACTATGtcgaaaaagagagagaaaaacacAGAGAGTATGTATTACGATGATCATCTTGCGGCTGCGGAGAAAGAGATAAGCTCGAGAAATTTCTGTACCTTGGTTGATGCCGCCGTCCTGTtatatgaagaagaagcagaagcagaCCGTCTATTAAAATCGGGGACTCTGTCTGAAAAGGAAGAAGACATAGAGTATGTATTTTTCAATGCCTTCCCAAGGAAAAGAAGGAGCCCGTCGAAGAAATTTCTCCGGTCACAAAGCCATGAAACCCTTAATGAAGCTTCTACTTCTTCATCGCTTTTCGACCTTAACAAGACCCCAGATGATTCTGAGGCAGATGCCCCAGCGAACCCTCTTCAATGTTTTTATGTATCTTCTCCTCAATCGTCTCTCACTGCTCATCCTCCTTCTTCAACTCTAACAGAGAAGACAAACCGCAAGAGACGTGCCCTGCAAGAAAAGCGTATTAGTGGTGGTAAATCCAAGAAAGTTAGGGTTCCTCCTTTTTCATGGAAAGGTAGAGCTACTCCGGAGTGGCTGGTCAGTTTACTGGAAGCAATGGCAGCAACGAGAGGACACCTTGTAACCGAAGGCCCGTGGCTCATCTTTGAGAAGAAG from Brassica napus cultivar Da-Ae unplaced genomic scaffold, Da-Ae ScsIHWf_2295;HRSCAF=2958, whole genome shotgun sequence carries:
- the LOC106441634 gene encoding B3 domain-containing protein At1g32030-like, translated to MSKKREKNTESMYYDDHLAAAEKEISSRNFCTLVDAAVLLYEEEAEADRLLKSGTLSEKEEDIEYVFFNAFPRKRRSPSKKFLRSQSHETLNEASTSSSLFDLNKTPDDSEADAPANPLQCFYVSSPQSSLTAHPPSSTLTEKTNRKRRALQEKRISGGKSKKVRVPPFSWKGRATPEWLVSLLEAMAATRGHLVTEGPWLIFEKKLTSTDVDPAQSRLLLPFNSLIRNDFLTPVELRIVAEHQDEKNGVGAMLVDQHKKKWGLILMRREMMKGAWNGTLNYALICGWNDVVQGNGLKEDDDVSVWYFRWRERLCFALVLPPPPDMAQSSSSLDLSV